One genomic segment of Motacilla alba alba isolate MOTALB_02 chromosome 1A, Motacilla_alba_V1.0_pri, whole genome shotgun sequence includes these proteins:
- the IL26 gene encoding interleukin-26 gives MFLEQVRHLFMKTSYFSEAQSKKSPTGKHTCRKGLLSQVTENLYVKATSLKSSVPTNCSVRDQLLSFYVKNVFSRLEEGSAKLYFISAFQVLQANMDACSDLVGSVQGGGDPMEPSHFPPDDVTLCCPLITKAAKKQGGHREKCGSSSFCDVPVLGDQGIYKAIHELDILLPWIQAYIQTII, from the exons ATGTTTCTAGAACAAGTACGGCACCTCTTCATGAAGAcctcttatttttcagaagcCCAAA GCAAAAAGTCACCTACAGGAAAACACACCTGCCGAAAAGGACTCCTCTCCCAGGTGACAGAGAACCTGTATGTCAAGGCAACTAGTTTAAAATCATCTGTTCCT ACAAACTGCAGTGTTCGAGATCAGCTCCTCTCCTTCTATgtgaaaaatgtcttcagtCGTCTTGAGGAAGGAAGTGCCAAGTTGTACTTTATTAGTGCCTTCCAGGTCCTGCAAGCAAACATGGATGCATGT AGTGATCTTGTGGGGAGTGTGCAAGGTGGTGGAGATCCCATGGAGCCAAGCCACTTCCCTCCTGATGATGTCACCTTGTGCTGCCCTCTCATCACTAAAGCTGCAAAGAAGCAGGGTGGTCACCGGGAGAAATGTGGCTCCTCAAGTTTCTGTGATGTTCCAGTG CTTGGAGATCAGGGAATCTACAAGGCCATCCATGAACTGGACATTCTCCTTCCCTGGATTCAGGCCTACATACAAACCATCATATGA